Proteins co-encoded in one Candidatus Zixiibacteriota bacterium genomic window:
- a CDS encoding YfiR family protein — YGRTHIFQKYRRIEMKNYIIGLALLLFVTPVFGQQTSEEAALKAAFIIDLLGQVEWPADTVANQITVISVVGQSPLTGELQKLAQQKTAAGRKIEVHVVSAKDNFIRSKIVVIATQDLTELAAVLKALKGLPALTVSDGDGFAGFGVMVDFLKKAPDDKSKLSFAVNKMVLKEAGLKISENLIKQAKKTYG, encoded by the coding sequence TATGGTCGGACGCATATCTTTCAGAAATACCGGAGAATAGAGATGAAGAATTACATTATAGGCCTGGCCTTACTACTTTTCGTGACCCCTGTCTTTGGGCAGCAGACATCCGAGGAGGCGGCCCTGAAAGCCGCATTCATAATCGACCTTCTGGGACAGGTGGAATGGCCCGCCGATACCGTGGCGAATCAGATAACGGTTATATCGGTAGTGGGTCAGTCTCCTCTGACCGGCGAACTTCAGAAACTGGCCCAGCAGAAAACAGCCGCAGGTAGAAAAATCGAAGTCCATGTTGTCTCGGCCAAGGATAATTTCATCCGCTCCAAAATTGTTGTTATCGCCACTCAGGACCTGACCGAACTGGCCGCCGTTCTCAAAGCGTTAAAAGGCCTGCCGGCACTGACAGTCAGCGATGGTGATGGTTTCGCGGGATTCGGCGTGATGGTCGATTTTCTTAAGAAAGCTCCCGATGACAAATCGAAACTGAGCTTTGCGGTCAACAAGATGGTGCTGAAAGAGGCCGGGCTTAAGATCAGCGAGAATCTTATCAAGCAGGCCAAGAAGACTTACGGATGA
- a CDS encoding TrpB-like pyridoxal phosphate-dependent enzyme, producing MDKTRIMLSEEEIPRAWYNIQPDLPHPLPPPLHPGTLQPIGPNDLAPLFPMGLIMQEVSQERWIEIPNEVREIFKIWRPTPLQRAVRLEKALSTPAQIYFKNESVSPAGSHKPNTSVPQAYYNMKEGVKRLATETGAGQWGSALAFGCRLFGLECTVYMVKVSFNQKPYRRLLMETWGAEVHASPTDRTDSGKKILADAPDSPGSLGIAISEAVEDAAKHEDTKYALGSVLNHVLLHQTITGLETKEQFDKAGISPDMMIGCVGGGSNFSGFVFPFVRGNMDGKTSIRLIAVEPTACPTLTKGLYHYDFGDTVGLTPLLMMHTLGHSFVPAAIHAGGLRYHGDAPLLCLLHDEGLIEAVAVRQKEVFDAAVMFARTEGILPAPESAHAIKIAIDEAIKCRELGEKKVIAFLLSGHGHFDLTAYEKYLYGTLEDSDFPEAKVKQILAGLPKV from the coding sequence ATGGACAAGACAAGAATCATGCTGAGCGAAGAGGAAATTCCTCGGGCATGGTACAATATCCAGCCCGACCTTCCCCACCCCCTGCCGCCGCCGCTGCACCCCGGCACGCTTCAGCCGATCGGCCCGAATGATCTGGCGCCTTTATTCCCGATGGGGCTGATCATGCAGGAGGTGAGCCAGGAGCGGTGGATCGAAATTCCCAATGAGGTCAGGGAGATATTTAAAATCTGGCGTCCGACTCCGCTTCAAAGAGCGGTTCGTCTGGAAAAGGCGCTGAGTACACCGGCGCAGATCTATTTCAAGAATGAATCGGTTTCTCCCGCCGGAAGCCACAAGCCGAATACCTCGGTTCCGCAGGCGTACTACAACATGAAAGAGGGAGTCAAGCGGCTGGCCACCGAAACCGGTGCCGGGCAGTGGGGCTCGGCGCTGGCGTTCGGATGCCGCCTATTCGGACTGGAATGCACGGTCTATATGGTCAAAGTGAGTTTCAACCAGAAACCGTATCGCCGACTTCTGATGGAAACCTGGGGCGCCGAGGTGCATGCCAGCCCCACCGACCGGACCGATTCCGGCAAAAAGATACTGGCTGATGCCCCTGATTCTCCGGGGAGTCTCGGTATTGCCATCAGCGAGGCGGTGGAGGACGCCGCCAAGCATGAGGATACCAAGTACGCGCTTGGTTCGGTACTCAATCATGTCCTTCTGCACCAGACTATTACCGGCCTGGAGACCAAAGAGCAATTTGATAAGGCCGGGATCAGCCCCGATATGATGATCGGTTGTGTCGGCGGGGGAAGCAATTTCTCCGGGTTTGTATTCCCGTTCGTGAGAGGGAATATGGACGGTAAAACCTCGATCCGACTGATTGCCGTGGAGCCGACCGCCTGCCCCACGCTTACCAAAGGGCTGTACCATTACGATTTTGGTGACACGGTGGGATTGACGCCGCTTCTGATGATGCATACGCTGGGGCATTCGTTTGTTCCGGCGGCGATACATGCCGGCGGGTTGCGCTATCACGGCGATGCCCCGCTTCTCTGCCTGTTGCACGATGAGGGACTGATAGAGGCGGTGGCGGTGCGCCAGAAAGAGGTCTTCGATGCGGCGGTGATGTTTGCCCGCACCGAGGGAATTTTGCCGGCGCCGGAAAGCGCCCATGCAATCAAGATTGCGATTGATGAAGCTATAAAGTGCCGGGAATTGGGGGAGAAGAAAGTGATTGCCTTTCTTTTGAGCGGACATGGTCATTTCGATCTGACGGCGTACGAGAAATATCTTTACGGCACACTGGAAGATTCCGATTTTCCGGAGGCGAAAGTCAAACAGATACTGGCCGGCCTGCCGAAAGTGTAG
- a CDS encoding ParB N-terminal domain-containing protein, giving the protein MKNNNGNNHLKIGELPDIRMVAIGDLLFHEDPDEERLLNLVNRLGTEGFLKNPPIVAEDPADHRFIVLDGANRVTALIKLKFDHIPVQVVHIEDDRLAIRCWHHAVEKLGKDYFLRKIGEMPAVRIADGGRKPDGEENGEIVEESGADGYLCTLTFENGEIFSAFHEGGLIEQVKYLKKITDLYLHTPLSDRVSYTNLTHLKNNYPEFQTLFIFRTFEKEELLKVVYSGKKLPAGITRVLLPKRALGLNIRLEFLKSALTLEEKRHWLEETIHKMVISKSIRFYQEPTFVFDE; this is encoded by the coding sequence TTGAAAAACAACAACGGTAATAATCATCTGAAAATCGGCGAGTTGCCGGACATCCGAATGGTCGCCATTGGAGATCTTTTGTTCCATGAGGACCCCGATGAAGAACGGCTCCTGAACCTGGTCAACCGTCTGGGGACCGAGGGCTTCCTAAAAAATCCTCCGATCGTGGCCGAGGACCCCGCCGACCACCGCTTCATAGTCCTTGACGGCGCCAACAGGGTCACGGCACTGATAAAACTGAAATTCGATCATATCCCGGTTCAGGTGGTTCATATCGAGGATGACCGGCTGGCTATTCGCTGCTGGCACCATGCCGTGGAGAAACTGGGGAAGGATTATTTCCTTCGGAAAATCGGTGAAATGCCGGCTGTCAGGATTGCCGATGGAGGCAGAAAACCTGATGGGGAGGAAAACGGTGAGATAGTGGAAGAATCGGGAGCGGATGGCTATCTCTGCACCCTCACTTTCGAAAATGGGGAGATTTTCTCCGCCTTTCACGAGGGGGGGCTTATAGAGCAGGTAAAGTATCTCAAGAAAATAACCGATCTGTATCTTCACACGCCCCTCTCCGATCGGGTCAGCTACACCAATCTGACTCACCTGAAAAATAATTATCCGGAATTTCAGACCCTCTTTATTTTCCGCACCTTCGAAAAAGAGGAATTGCTGAAAGTAGTCTATTCCGGCAAGAAACTTCCGGCGGGAATAACACGGGTGCTTCTCCCAAAACGTGCATTAGGCCTGAATATCAGGCTGGAGTTTCTCAAATCGGCTCTTACGCTGGAGGAGAAAAGGCACTGGCTGGAGGAGACGATTCATAAGATGGTAATAAGCAAATCGATCCGGTTTTATCAGGAGCCGACCTTTGTTTTTGATGAATAA